The following coding sequences are from one Gemmatimonadota bacterium window:
- a CDS encoding methyltransferase domain-containing protein: MVVITSENRDVIIDAVRGMYSHLARQPQDEFHFATGRFACEYVGYSADELDPIPPGALESFAGVAHPFIADVIRPGQTVLDVGSGSGTDALIASRIVGLEGEVIGLDMTSAMREKLERNAREMGATNVRTLDGNAEEIPLPDTSVDVVTSNGVLNLVPDKESAIREIYRVLRPGGKIQISDIVVEIPPSEACRAKPELWAECIVGAVTKDQYLETLAKAGFEDLEILQRVDYFSASPSDETKKVASGFNAHAIVITGVKPA, translated from the coding sequence ATGGTCGTCATCACCTCCGAGAACCGGGACGTCATCATCGACGCCGTGCGGGGCATGTATTCGCACCTCGCGCGGCAGCCACAGGACGAATTCCACTTCGCGACCGGGCGCTTCGCCTGCGAGTACGTCGGCTACTCCGCCGACGAGCTCGACCCGATCCCGCCGGGCGCCCTCGAGTCCTTCGCCGGAGTCGCCCACCCCTTCATCGCCGATGTGATCCGCCCCGGCCAGACCGTCCTCGACGTAGGCTCGGGCTCGGGCACCGACGCGCTCATCGCGAGCCGGATCGTCGGATTGGAGGGTGAGGTGATCGGGCTCGACATGACCTCCGCGATGCGCGAGAAGCTGGAGAGGAATGCGAGGGAGATGGGCGCGACGAACGTCCGAACCCTCGACGGAAACGCGGAAGAGATCCCCCTCCCCGACACTTCCGTGGACGTCGTCACGAGCAACGGCGTGCTGAATCTCGTCCCGGACAAGGAGTCCGCGATCCGCGAGATCTACCGGGTACTCCGTCCGGGCGGGAAGATCCAGATCTCCGACATCGTAGTGGAGATTCCGCCGTCGGAGGCGTGCCGCGCGAAGCCGGAGCTCTGGGCCGAGTGCATCGTCGGCGCCGTGACGAAGGACCAGTATCTCGAGACGCTGGCGAAGGCCGGGTTCGAAGATCTGGAGATCCTGCAGCGCGTGGACTACTTCTCGGCGAGCCCCAGTGACGAGACGAAGAAGGTCGCGTCGGGCTTCAACGCCCATGCGATCGTGATCACGGGGGTGAAGCCGGCCTGA
- a CDS encoding zf-HC2 domain-containing protein, giving the protein MTKEILTCKEAIRMLVEYLDEELDRNRSGALEDHLEACRSCKSRHEFEKGLRDRVSALGHAPVRHEFHDRIRALVARFEKETGE; this is encoded by the coding sequence ATGACAAAGGAAATTCTGACCTGCAAGGAAGCGATCCGGATGCTCGTCGAATATCTGGACGAGGAGCTGGACCGGAACAGGAGCGGCGCGCTCGAGGACCATCTCGAAGCCTGCCGGAGCTGCAAGTCGCGGCACGAGTTCGAGAAGGGACTACGAGACCGCGTCTCCGCCCTCGGCCACGCCCCGGTGCGGCATGAATTCCATGACCGCATCCGTGCCCTGGTCGCACGATTCGAGAAGGAAACCGGCGAGTAG